Proteins encoded within one genomic window of Neorhizobium galegae bv. orientalis str. HAMBI 540:
- a CDS encoding PAS-domain containing protein, producing MAIARNIAHRRTTVFVIGADAAKLDLSQLPVENIEISVVSACDRPENLQTVVEASQPHLILLDITFADLCGVQICRNLKLSSGTSEIPVILVASQGDIEGRIAGFEAGAADCVSSMIDSRELGARVNTQLASSRSRKQILGHEQQLRTALASMSQGVCLFNGDGTLALSNSRYAEVYGVDPALIHPGQSLEDIIKLRDEVGAVPTMSTEEYLAWAEDTNTADASQVWIKELKTGKVIRGCHQRTADGGWVSTHEDVTEARLAERSLAQAHAQAEHAEQEARAAHARLLAAFEVVPEGLALFDEDDRFVMWNRRYEQLYADSGAPLVKGMGFEDRLRSGLQRGQYPEAIGREEEWLADRLARHAEPKSAHEQRLPGNRWVRIEERRVSGGGSVGIRVDITDLKMREASFRLLFEGNPLPMWVQDRESLQFLDVNQAALDHYGYDRDLFLSMTLLDILPPEDWGRMRVAATAAGHGSETNRSQRHRTARGAEIEVFIYSSQLAFDSRPASLIAAVDVTERKRAERALLQHRDDLEETVRSRTAEIARQAAELERMLDQERQVNELQRQFVSMASHEFRTPLSIIDGAAQRLVRRKNAVTSEFIGEKTEQIRGAVSRMLELMESILAVGRLDHGYIDIVRKPCALGDIIGTCSARQESIRKSHRFLLDLERLPSTIYGDGAALEQVFTNLFSNAVKYAPDAPNVYVTGWQQNDCVQITVRDEGIGIDADDLPKMFGRYFRARSSSGIAGTGIGLNLVKQIVQLHGGEIHVDSAKGEGTVFTVNLPIARPEHMEADTAGTIDRINLPIEAQA from the coding sequence ATGGCAATTGCCCGAAACATCGCTCACCGACGGACGACAGTTTTTGTTATCGGCGCGGATGCAGCCAAGCTGGATCTCAGTCAGCTGCCAGTGGAAAACATTGAGATTTCGGTTGTCTCCGCGTGCGACCGCCCGGAGAACCTGCAAACAGTCGTCGAGGCGTCACAACCTCACCTTATCCTGCTCGACATCACGTTTGCAGACCTGTGCGGCGTCCAGATCTGCCGCAACCTGAAGCTCAGTTCGGGGACGTCTGAAATACCGGTGATCCTGGTCGCTTCTCAGGGCGATATCGAAGGACGGATCGCCGGTTTTGAGGCCGGTGCGGCTGACTGTGTCTCAAGCATGATCGACAGCAGGGAACTTGGCGCGCGCGTGAATACTCAACTGGCATCAAGCCGTAGCCGCAAGCAGATTCTTGGCCACGAACAACAGCTCCGCACCGCACTCGCCAGCATGAGCCAAGGGGTTTGTCTCTTCAACGGCGACGGCACGTTGGCGCTGTCCAACAGTCGCTACGCCGAGGTTTACGGCGTGGACCCAGCCTTGATCCACCCTGGGCAGTCGCTCGAAGACATTATAAAGCTGAGAGACGAAGTCGGCGCCGTCCCGACGATGTCCACAGAGGAATATCTCGCATGGGCGGAAGACACGAACACTGCCGATGCTTCGCAAGTCTGGATAAAAGAACTTAAAACCGGAAAAGTCATACGAGGCTGCCATCAGCGCACCGCCGACGGGGGATGGGTGTCGACGCATGAGGACGTTACCGAGGCGCGACTAGCCGAACGATCCCTTGCTCAAGCTCATGCTCAGGCCGAACACGCAGAGCAGGAGGCGCGGGCAGCCCATGCGCGCCTGCTGGCCGCCTTCGAAGTCGTCCCCGAAGGCTTGGCACTGTTCGATGAAGACGATCGATTTGTGATGTGGAACCGCCGCTACGAGCAACTTTACGCCGATAGCGGCGCCCCCCTGGTCAAGGGCATGGGTTTCGAGGATAGACTTCGCAGCGGGTTGCAGCGTGGCCAGTATCCCGAGGCGATCGGCCGTGAGGAAGAATGGTTGGCCGATCGGTTGGCCCGTCACGCAGAGCCGAAGAGTGCTCATGAGCAGCGCCTGCCGGGGAACCGCTGGGTGCGGATCGAGGAAAGACGCGTTTCAGGTGGCGGAAGCGTAGGGATTCGCGTCGACATCACCGATCTCAAGATGCGCGAGGCTTCCTTCCGGCTATTGTTCGAAGGAAACCCTCTGCCGATGTGGGTTCAAGACCGTGAGAGTCTCCAGTTTCTCGACGTCAACCAGGCGGCTCTTGATCATTACGGCTATGATCGTGACCTTTTTCTTTCCATGACACTTCTGGACATCCTTCCGCCGGAAGATTGGGGAAGAATGAGAGTCGCGGCCACTGCTGCGGGGCATGGCAGCGAAACCAATCGGTCTCAGCGGCATCGGACCGCTCGCGGAGCCGAAATCGAGGTCTTTATCTATTCAAGCCAACTTGCCTTCGACAGTCGTCCGGCATCGCTGATTGCCGCTGTCGACGTCACCGAGCGGAAACGGGCGGAAAGGGCGCTGCTTCAGCACCGCGATGATCTCGAGGAAACAGTGCGCAGCAGAACCGCAGAAATTGCGCGTCAGGCTGCGGAGCTTGAACGGATGCTTGATCAAGAGCGGCAGGTCAACGAGTTGCAGCGGCAATTCGTCTCGATGGCGTCTCACGAATTCCGGACGCCGCTTTCGATCATCGACGGTGCGGCGCAGCGTCTCGTTCGCCGCAAGAACGCGGTCACGTCGGAATTCATCGGTGAGAAGACGGAGCAGATCCGCGGTGCGGTCTCGCGAATGCTTGAGTTGATGGAAAGCATTCTGGCGGTCGGGCGCTTGGATCACGGCTACATCGATATCGTTCGCAAGCCGTGCGCACTGGGCGACATCATTGGGACCTGCAGTGCGCGGCAAGAGAGCATACGCAAATCGCACCGGTTCCTGCTCGATCTGGAGCGGCTTCCCTCGACTATTTATGGCGACGGTGCGGCGCTGGAGCAAGTGTTCACCAATCTCTTCTCAAATGCCGTGAAATACGCGCCGGACGCTCCGAACGTCTATGTCACGGGGTGGCAGCAAAACGACTGTGTCCAGATTACCGTTCGCGACGAAGGCATTGGCATCGACGCGGATGATTTGCCGAAGATGTTTGGGCGCTATTTCCGGGCGAGAAGTTCGTCCGGCATCGCTGGCACGGGTATCGGCCTGAACCTGGTGAAGCAGATCGTCCAGTTGCATGGCGGCGAAATTCACGTCGACAGCGCGAAGGGCGAGGGAACGGTGTTTACAGTCAATCTGCCGATCGCGCGGCCTGAGCACATGGAGGCGGACACGGCCGGGACGATCGACCGGATAAACCTGCCGATCGAGGCCCAGGCGTAA
- a CDS encoding MarR family winged helix-turn-helix transcriptional regulator: protein MKHQERLTAGDYEALADLRYSIRRFRQFSAKEADKLGLKPQQHQALLAIKGLPSSRQMTARMLAERLLMTGRLVDDLIQQLIDEGYVEPGPSTVGRAKHVIRLTPKAEDALDRLASAHLFEIRKMAPELMQSLRVLQDRQKMQHMTWML, encoded by the coding sequence ATGAAGCATCAGGAACGCCTCACCGCGGGAGACTACGAAGCACTCGCTGACTTGCGTTATAGCATCCGCCGCTTCCGCCAGTTCAGCGCGAAAGAGGCGGATAAGCTTGGTCTCAAGCCGCAGCAACATCAGGCGCTGCTGGCGATAAAGGGCTTGCCGAGCAGCAGACAGATGACCGCACGGATGCTGGCCGAGCGCCTCCTGATGACCGGAAGACTGGTGGATGACCTTATTCAGCAACTGATCGACGAAGGTTATGTCGAGCCAGGGCCGTCAACGGTGGGTCGCGCCAAACACGTCATTCGTCTCACGCCCAAGGCGGAGGATGCACTTGACCGACTGGCAAGTGCCCATCTATTCGAGATCCGGAAGATGGCGCCGGAATTGATGCAGTCGCTTCGGGTCCTGCAGGACCGCCAGAAGATGCAGCACATGACATGGATGCTTTGA
- a CDS encoding chloride channel protein yields the protein MSQHQPGNRPHDFTGGLSRREAGDFTTDRRVLVLVGMSIVVGTGGAFAAWCLVSLIALVTNIVWFGHIGIEPASLAGVPRSPRILLIPPLGGFVIGLMARFGSEKIRGHGIPEAIEAILIGGSRMSPKVAVLKPLSSAISIGTGGPFGAEGPIIMTGGAIGSLFAQFFHMSAAERKTLLVAGAAAGMTAIFGSPIAALMLAVELLLFEWKPRSFIPVAVAACVSICWRPILFGTGPLFPTHFDIALPWWGIFACAAIGVVSGLQSGLLTTLLYKIEDLFEELPIHWMWWPMLGGIVIGVGGLIEPRSLGVGYDIIDGLLNNRLLASTVLTILVVKTCIWLFALSSGTSGGVLAPLLIFGGALGWLVGLVMPGHDPGFWALLGMAAMMGGTMRAPLTGTFFAVEITGDISTLVPLLAATVVAYAVTVLLLRRSILTEKIARRGQHITREYGIDPFEFTRAGEIMIKEVDTLPATMTVRDACDLFASPQKTHRIYPVIDSAGRLAGVVSRGDVLAWQGKAELAEQTLAEQVSDASVPVCHPQDTVGFVADVMLSTDTGRVPIVDPGSGKLCGLIARKDLLRLRSLLRTSEFERRPYLSKKTRDYSSMGKETGVGQAAQRTEID from the coding sequence ATGTCGCAGCATCAACCCGGCAACCGACCGCACGACTTCACCGGAGGGCTTTCAAGGCGCGAGGCAGGAGACTTCACCACCGACAGGCGCGTTCTCGTCCTGGTCGGGATGTCGATTGTCGTGGGCACCGGCGGCGCGTTCGCGGCATGGTGTCTTGTGAGCCTGATTGCGCTGGTCACCAATATCGTCTGGTTCGGCCATATCGGCATAGAACCGGCCTCGCTCGCAGGCGTGCCGCGATCCCCCAGGATCTTGCTGATTCCTCCTTTGGGAGGATTTGTCATCGGCCTGATGGCCCGCTTCGGATCAGAGAAGATCCGCGGTCACGGCATTCCCGAGGCGATCGAGGCGATCCTTATCGGTGGCAGCCGGATGTCGCCCAAGGTCGCGGTACTGAAGCCGCTGTCGTCGGCGATTTCGATCGGCACAGGTGGCCCGTTCGGCGCGGAAGGTCCGATCATCATGACGGGCGGAGCAATCGGATCGTTATTCGCGCAATTCTTCCATATGAGCGCCGCCGAACGCAAGACCCTGCTGGTGGCGGGGGCAGCGGCTGGCATGACGGCTATTTTCGGTTCGCCGATTGCAGCGCTCATGCTCGCCGTCGAACTCCTTCTGTTTGAATGGAAACCTCGCAGCTTCATCCCCGTTGCCGTTGCAGCGTGCGTCTCGATATGCTGGCGGCCGATACTGTTCGGCACGGGGCCGCTGTTTCCCACGCACTTTGACATCGCTCTGCCGTGGTGGGGAATTTTCGCCTGCGCCGCGATCGGCGTCGTATCAGGTCTGCAATCCGGGCTACTCACCACTCTGCTCTACAAGATCGAGGATCTCTTCGAAGAGCTTCCGATACACTGGATGTGGTGGCCGATGCTCGGCGGCATCGTGATTGGCGTCGGGGGGTTGATCGAACCTCGCAGCTTGGGCGTCGGCTACGACATTATCGACGGCCTGCTCAACAACAGGCTGCTCGCCTCGACCGTCCTGACCATCCTCGTGGTCAAGACCTGTATCTGGCTATTTGCGTTGTCCTCCGGGACCTCCGGCGGGGTTCTCGCCCCTCTCCTGATTTTCGGCGGCGCCTTGGGCTGGCTTGTCGGTCTGGTAATGCCGGGTCATGATCCCGGCTTCTGGGCGTTGCTCGGAATGGCGGCGATGATGGGCGGGACGATGCGCGCGCCGCTGACCGGCACGTTCTTCGCGGTCGAGATCACGGGGGATATAAGCACCTTGGTGCCGCTTCTGGCAGCGACGGTGGTCGCCTATGCCGTGACGGTCCTGCTCCTGCGACGTTCGATCCTTACCGAGAAGATTGCGCGAAGGGGGCAACACATCACCCGCGAATACGGCATCGATCCGTTCGAATTCACAAGGGCCGGTGAGATCATGATCAAGGAGGTGGACACGCTACCGGCGACAATGACGGTAAGGGACGCCTGTGACCTCTTTGCGTCTCCGCAAAAAACCCACCGCATTTACCCCGTGATCGACAGCGCCGGGCGCTTGGCGGGGGTTGTTTCCCGAGGCGACGTACTTGCCTGGCAAGGGAAGGCCGAACTGGCGGAGCAAACGCTTGCCGAACAGGTTTCGGACGCTTCGGTCCCGGTTTGCCATCCACAAGATACGGTCGGTTTCGTCGCAGATGTAATGCTTTCGACCGATACCGGACGGGTTCCGATCGTCGATCCCGGCAGCGGAAAATTGTGCGGGCTCATTGCGCGAAAAGACCTTCTGCGCCTGAGAAGTCTGCTGCGAACCTCGGAATTCGAGCGACGGCCATATCTTTCGAAGAAGACGCGAGATTACTCGAGCATGGGCAAAGAGACCGGTGTTGGACAAGCCGCGCAACGAACAGAAATTGATTGA
- a CDS encoding MarR family winged helix-turn-helix transcriptional regulator, giving the protein MKKLSSLRQVDYETLADLRYALRQFMDFSASAAQVEGLPPQQHQALLAIKGNRNGKPMTVGMLAERLLIAPHTATELINRLVDGGLAARQVDQEDRRRQTVQLTDKAEELLGRLSKAHIVEIREMTPKLVALLSQLEKMPLASADDE; this is encoded by the coding sequence ATGAAGAAGCTCAGCAGCCTCAGGCAGGTAGACTACGAAACGCTCGCCGACCTTCGTTATGCGCTTCGGCAGTTCATGGATTTCAGTGCATCTGCTGCACAGGTAGAAGGATTGCCGCCCCAGCAGCACCAGGCGCTTCTGGCGATAAAAGGCAATCGCAACGGCAAACCGATGACGGTCGGAATGCTCGCCGAACGGCTCCTCATCGCCCCTCATACTGCAACGGAACTGATCAATCGGCTTGTTGACGGGGGGCTCGCAGCACGGCAGGTGGATCAGGAAGATCGACGGCGCCAGACCGTTCAACTAACGGACAAGGCCGAGGAGCTGCTCGGCCGCCTAAGCAAAGCGCATATCGTGGAAATCCGCGAGATGACACCGAAGCTGGTGGCGCTGCTCTCTCAACTCGAAAAGATGCCATTGGCATCTGCTGACGACGAGTAA
- a CDS encoding alpha-amylase family protein — translation MAEEPWYRTATRWGQTNLVEIDPDRYDGAWWRAHWKRTRIQGVIVNAGGIVAYYPSVFPLHHRAHTLGERDLYGEIVKDAREAGLKVIARMDSNRVAEDFYRAHPDWICVDATGKPYRQADKYVTCINSPYYWEYLPQVMREIIEHSNPDGFADNSWAGIPRKNICHCRHCAEQFRAHAGIDLPSAQDWSDERYRRWVRWNYQRRTDIWELNNSVTMKAGGKHCRWMGMISGDVLNNSSRFIDLKAILARTEIVMLDHQRRNPVDGFADNTEAGKRLHEVGGWEKLIPESMPQYQLGSPAFRLASMPAAEVRLWSSAGFAGGIQPWWHHIGSLHEDRRQYKSAEPIFSWHEANEDILLNRRPLADVGVVWSQDNHDFHGQDKANDRTMNPYRGAIRALDRAGITYLPIHAEDVAGAIGRVGVLILPNLGAMSDDQVNAVKAFAQAGGSVIATSETSLYDGSGDQRRDFGLADLFGVHRGSGSRGGQELANPDIEAAARHTYLRLVPELRAALYGPTDNTAPAAVGIRHPLLSGLEETDTIPFGGFLPVVSVDDDVAVLATFVPDFPIYPPETSWMRQPRSDLPMITLREPAGGSKLIWLVGDLDRCFARDEHPEHATIIANAVRWALADRQLVSLEGGHGVISPALYEQQGRYILHLNNRLIMAKMPGRQDELLPVGPITVRLRIGSRIVSSNIRLTVSGRSVPAIKQGTELVFEVSAVADHEVAVMDFDPA, via the coding sequence ATGGCTGAAGAACCCTGGTACAGAACCGCAACACGTTGGGGACAGACCAACCTGGTCGAGATCGATCCCGATCGCTACGATGGCGCCTGGTGGCGGGCTCACTGGAAAAGGACGCGCATCCAAGGCGTGATCGTCAATGCCGGCGGCATTGTTGCCTACTATCCTTCCGTTTTCCCGCTTCATCATCGCGCTCACACGCTTGGGGAAAGGGACCTCTACGGCGAAATCGTCAAGGATGCACGGGAAGCGGGGCTGAAGGTGATAGCCCGCATGGATTCGAACCGGGTCGCGGAGGACTTTTACCGCGCTCATCCAGATTGGATCTGCGTCGACGCGACCGGAAAACCATATCGTCAGGCGGACAAATATGTCACCTGCATCAATTCGCCCTACTACTGGGAATATCTGCCGCAGGTCATGCGGGAAATTATAGAACACAGCAATCCGGACGGTTTTGCCGACAACAGCTGGGCCGGTATTCCGCGCAAGAACATCTGCCATTGCCGGCATTGCGCAGAGCAGTTCCGCGCTCATGCCGGCATCGACCTGCCGTCTGCTCAAGACTGGTCCGACGAGCGTTATCGGCGATGGGTGCGCTGGAACTATCAGCGCCGCACCGACATCTGGGAACTCAACAACTCCGTCACGATGAAAGCCGGCGGCAAACATTGCCGGTGGATGGGCATGATCAGCGGCGACGTGCTGAACAATAGTTCGCGTTTCATCGATCTGAAAGCCATTCTCGCGCGCACCGAAATCGTCATGCTCGACCACCAGCGCCGCAATCCCGTGGATGGGTTTGCCGACAATACGGAAGCGGGCAAGCGGTTGCATGAAGTGGGCGGTTGGGAAAAGCTCATTCCGGAAAGCATGCCGCAATACCAGCTCGGAAGCCCGGCCTTCCGGCTCGCAAGCATGCCCGCTGCAGAGGTGAGGTTATGGTCGTCGGCCGGCTTTGCCGGGGGCATCCAGCCGTGGTGGCACCATATCGGCTCACTCCACGAAGACCGGCGCCAGTATAAAAGCGCAGAACCGATCTTTTCTTGGCATGAAGCCAATGAGGATATTCTTCTCAATCGCAGGCCGCTGGCCGACGTGGGCGTGGTGTGGTCGCAGGACAACCACGACTTCCATGGCCAGGACAAAGCCAACGACCGCACGATGAATCCCTACAGGGGAGCGATCCGTGCTCTCGACCGCGCCGGGATCACCTATTTGCCGATCCACGCCGAAGACGTGGCTGGTGCGATCGGCCGCGTGGGTGTCCTCATTCTGCCCAATCTCGGCGCGATGTCAGACGATCAGGTGAACGCCGTAAAGGCATTCGCGCAAGCGGGTGGCTCGGTAATCGCCACGTCCGAAACCAGCCTCTATGATGGTTCAGGCGATCAAAGGCGAGATTTTGGACTGGCGGATCTTTTTGGCGTGCACCGCGGCAGCGGGTCACGGGGCGGGCAGGAGCTCGCCAACCCGGATATCGAGGCCGCCGCAAGACATACCTATCTCCGCCTTGTCCCGGAACTGCGGGCTGCCCTTTATGGCCCGACGGATAACACGGCGCCGGCTGCCGTCGGAATACGCCATCCGCTGTTAAGCGGTCTGGAGGAAACGGACACGATCCCGTTCGGCGGCTTCCTTCCCGTCGTCAGCGTCGATGATGACGTGGCGGTCCTGGCAACCTTCGTTCCCGATTTCCCGATCTACCCGCCGGAAACCTCCTGGATGCGCCAGCCCCGGTCGGATCTGCCGATGATCACGCTCCGCGAGCCGGCTGGCGGCAGCAAGCTAATCTGGCTGGTTGGCGATCTCGACCGGTGTTTTGCCCGGGACGAGCATCCGGAACATGCGACGATCATCGCCAACGCTGTCCGTTGGGCTCTCGCTGATCGACAACTGGTGTCGCTCGAAGGTGGGCACGGTGTCATAAGCCCGGCGCTTTACGAGCAGCAAGGTCGCTATATCCTGCATCTCAACAACCGCCTGATCATGGCGAAAATGCCGGGACGACAGGACGAACTTCTGCCCGTCGGTCCGATCACGGTCCGCCTGCGCATCGGCTCGAGAATAGTATCCTCTAACATTCGCCTGACCGTAAGCGGCCGCTCTGTTCCGGCCATAAAGCAGGGCACCGAGCTTGTTTTCGAGGTGTCGGCCGTCGCGGATCACGAAGTCGCCGTTATGGACTTTGATCCGGCATAG
- a CDS encoding LacI family DNA-binding transcriptional regulator, giving the protein MSKRRTDGRPTIADVAALAGVGAITVSRALRDPSLVSDMLREKIDIAVRELGYVPNLNARALASTRSDVVGVLVPSLTQHIFADVLRGIYDGIGHTRLHIQVGNTRYDLDEEERLLAELLRHKPAGLIVSGIDQNAASRRMLEKANCPVIQIMDLSDNPVNKIIGFSHHNAAKAMTRHLIEVGYRRIGFLSGWMNSRSKGRLSGYVEALEEAGIFDPRLTNAAGDLGALALRGSWDKHQYSTPAMGRELISELWNREPRMDAVFCNNDVLALGALFECQARDLSVPNDFGIAGFNDEDFMEAASPAMSSVRTHRWTVGHDAVIALRRQLDGEPDDERIVDVGFDIVKRASTDRRAQPLRDDDAAAPAVALQQTRAAGDDR; this is encoded by the coding sequence ATGTCGAAACGCCGGACGGACGGTAGACCCACGATAGCCGATGTGGCCGCACTGGCGGGTGTGGGAGCGATTACCGTCTCCCGGGCCTTGCGCGATCCATCGCTGGTTTCCGATATGCTGCGCGAAAAGATCGATATCGCTGTCCGCGAGCTTGGCTATGTGCCTAATCTCAATGCGAGGGCCCTGGCATCCACCCGCAGCGATGTGGTCGGCGTCCTCGTTCCCTCCCTGACTCAGCACATCTTCGCGGATGTACTGCGCGGCATCTATGACGGGATAGGCCATACGAGGCTGCACATCCAGGTCGGCAACACCCGTTACGATCTGGACGAGGAGGAACGACTTCTGGCTGAGCTTCTCCGGCACAAGCCGGCCGGCCTGATCGTCTCGGGCATTGATCAGAATGCCGCTTCCCGGCGGATGCTGGAAAAAGCCAACTGCCCGGTGATCCAGATCATGGATCTGTCCGACAATCCGGTCAACAAGATCATCGGATTTTCCCACCACAACGCCGCCAAGGCGATGACCCGACATCTCATCGAAGTCGGATATCGCCGTATCGGTTTTCTCAGCGGTTGGATGAACAGCCGTTCGAAAGGGCGTCTGTCGGGTTACGTCGAAGCGCTCGAGGAAGCCGGGATATTCGATCCGCGATTGACGAACGCAGCCGGTGATCTTGGCGCGCTCGCGCTGCGGGGCAGTTGGGACAAGCATCAATATTCGACACCTGCAATGGGTCGGGAACTGATTAGCGAGCTCTGGAACAGGGAGCCCCGTATGGATGCGGTTTTCTGCAACAACGACGTGCTGGCGCTTGGCGCCCTCTTCGAGTGCCAGGCCCGCGATTTGTCGGTTCCGAATGATTTCGGCATCGCCGGGTTCAACGACGAGGATTTCATGGAGGCGGCGTCGCCCGCCATGTCGAGTGTCAGAACACATCGCTGGACCGTCGGACACGACGCGGTGATTGCCCTGCGCCGACAGCTGGACGGCGAGCCGGACGATGAGCGCATCGTTGACGTCGGCTTCGATATCGTCAAGCGCGCCAGCACCGATCGCAGGGCACAACCGCTGCGGGATGACGATGCTGCGGCTCCGGCCGTGGCGCTCCAACAGACGCGTGCCGCAGGCGACGATCGCTGA
- a CDS encoding GGDEF domain-containing protein, with product MSPAIVEQVERLLGGRTRDIRLNGDLARLFRERSWPQTAKIIRAWMIWVIVLDVLTLGLYAILLPTQTVVTMLWPASLLPPAALVAAMVFLRPHALWLQGVIILSAVFLILLSVALVGVHAGGEFYERHLTIMLFVAVTAIIIFPIPLGWAIAISAFALGIYFVFQLHNPNIEVGSALAGTLFFASGVVATIVARRTATILAHKTFLLELRDRSRLAELTDANSQLELLARTDPLTGVANRRSMMETLHHFWNADLKQTSGAAMLMCDVDDFKRLNDNLGHAEGDRCLVKVAGIIQSSMRDERDQVARYGGEEFLVFLPGADEQEARVIAERIRNRVEAASLPNPTSRVVPYVTVSIGVAILMQDCGLVSAEQLQRQADAALYLAKKAGRNCLVVHTPETDQAPD from the coding sequence CTGAGCCCAGCCATTGTGGAACAGGTCGAGCGCCTTCTAGGCGGACGCACGCGGGATATCCGGCTCAATGGGGACCTGGCCCGGCTTTTTCGCGAACGTTCCTGGCCGCAGACCGCCAAGATCATCCGCGCGTGGATGATCTGGGTTATCGTGCTCGATGTCCTGACGTTGGGCCTCTACGCGATCCTGCTCCCGACCCAAACCGTGGTGACGATGCTGTGGCCGGCATCCCTCCTTCCGCCCGCAGCTCTTGTCGCCGCGATGGTCTTCCTGCGACCGCACGCCTTGTGGCTGCAGGGAGTTATCATTCTCTCGGCAGTCTTTCTCATTCTCCTGTCCGTCGCTTTGGTAGGTGTTCACGCCGGTGGCGAGTTCTACGAACGCCATCTGACTATCATGCTTTTTGTGGCGGTCACCGCCATCATTATATTTCCCATTCCGCTTGGTTGGGCGATAGCGATCAGTGCTTTTGCTCTCGGTATCTATTTTGTTTTTCAACTGCACAATCCGAACATCGAGGTGGGAAGTGCTCTGGCCGGAACGCTGTTTTTCGCGAGCGGTGTGGTAGCAACCATCGTTGCCCGACGCACCGCAACGATCCTGGCTCACAAGACTTTCCTGCTCGAGTTACGAGATCGAAGTCGCCTCGCGGAGCTAACTGACGCCAATTCCCAGCTGGAACTGCTTGCACGAACCGACCCGCTGACTGGCGTCGCCAACCGGCGTTCGATGATGGAGACGCTCCATCATTTCTGGAACGCCGACCTTAAACAAACGAGCGGTGCGGCGATGCTGATGTGCGATGTCGACGACTTCAAACGCCTCAACGATAATCTCGGGCATGCCGAAGGCGACCGATGCCTTGTGAAAGTCGCCGGCATCATCCAAAGCAGTATGAGGGACGAGCGAGACCAGGTCGCCCGTTATGGAGGCGAAGAGTTTCTTGTCTTCCTCCCGGGCGCCGACGAACAGGAGGCCAGGGTGATCGCCGAGAGGATCCGCAACCGAGTAGAAGCTGCGTCTCTTCCAAACCCCACCTCTCGCGTCGTTCCTTATGTGACTGTCAGTATTGGAGTGGCGATATTGATGCAAGACTGCGGACTGGTGTCGGCAGAGCAGCTTCAGCGCCAAGCGGATGCGGCGCTCTACCTTGCCAAAAAGGCCGGTCGCAACTGCCTGGTGGTCCATACTCCAGAGACCGACCAGGCCCCCGATTGA